A region from the uncultured Macellibacteroides sp. genome encodes:
- a CDS encoding helix-turn-helix domain-containing protein produces the protein MKKMKKRSNCPISCSLDIWGDKWSLLIIRDLMFSKKCRYTDFLKSEEGIATNILATRLQSLEENRIIEKIDDLEGKSKGFYKLTQMGIDLLPILIEIDLWSEKYFPIPDDIKTILIEVKKDKAEFIDKTIMELEKE, from the coding sequence ATGAAAAAGATGAAAAAAAGATCGAATTGCCCGATTAGCTGTTCTCTTGATATTTGGGGGGATAAATGGTCTCTGTTGATTATCAGGGATTTAATGTTTTCTAAAAAATGTAGATATACGGACTTTTTAAAATCTGAAGAAGGGATAGCTACTAATATTTTGGCCACAAGATTACAATCCTTGGAAGAAAATAGGATTATAGAAAAAATAGATGACCTTGAAGGCAAGTCTAAAGGATTCTATAAGTTAACCCAAATGGGAATTGATTTACTTCCGATTCTGATTGAAATAGATTTGTGGTCTGAAAAGTATTTTCCTATACCTGATGATATAAAAACAATATTGATAGAGGTGAAAAAGGATAAGGCTGAATTTATTGATAAAACTATCATGGAATTGGAAAAGGAATGA
- a CDS encoding two-component regulator propeller domain-containing protein, which yields MKRFLFLVLICFLSLNIPYSTVALQENHNLISRLYSTEHGLSSTKVSCIVQDNRGFIWIGTEDGLNKFDGYRFTVYKRSSEQSGSLIGNHITALFTDKNDRLWIGTIQGLQYYDRKTDSFVSAALNQPDYIVKNNQCNAIYQDKKGVLWFASSGLGVLRYDPYSSQSLLFSPSHTHPDKSLSSGYIRSIAEDSEGNLWFGSEDNGISVYNPVKNSFTNYSVATGHLPSNAIFGLSKRKNGDMLIATVGGGVVVFDKNQHKFLTYPDVFNSTTSRHTFCAIEDKEGQIWAGTEGLGVIQFNIGQHSVQRHPVFKEYLQEIGDSKIHYLYEDKKGDLWVGMHYKGLCVIKNTPSGFTTYRKISNEQNSLSYSHVMGITTDKDKNIWIATDGGGLNFYDRAAKRFTHYSYNPGDPKSISDNAIVSVFCDSKNRIWIGTYIGGLCMWNPSNKSFITYKSNGKADGLCCDYVKSIAEDKRGYLWLGTNGGGLCRFDPEKKIFRNFHAGDNKGLVNDYITVIFRDSKNRLWIGTYFGLSCMDTETESITTFKPDCGLSSQSIYSIAEDNKGTIWIGTQNGLNRFNPEKNNFTIAKPVDRQASFVINGIVPHNEDLWLSTNKGIVRFTPKTGASRRYTRYDGLQSDEFILASYYKSPENEIFFGGVNGFNSFFPDNISDLRINPLTYITGLRIFNQEVPINQEVNGRVVLTESISESNKIRLRYNDKSFSLEFTAPEAIEPANITYACKLEGFDNEWILYDSSQRFATYTNLNPGTYTFKVKASNDPEIWGEKFTSLTIVIEPPFWATWWARTLYLLIVCVLVWMILRFFTIRMKEKNELRIERFKIKQQEELTQAKMGFFTNISHEFRTPLTLIIGPLEQMMETETDPEKQQLHNMMHRNAERLLRLINQILELRKLEQGKMKLEVQKLELIPFVSDLLSSFTDLANRKHISLTYSYNPMHITAWYDPDLLDKCIFNILSNAFKFTPDGGKVSLTISQEEKGRIIVTVTDTGIGMSEDTLQRVFERFYQGDNKQLTAGSGIGMHLAKSIAEMHGGSIYAKSEEGKGSSFSLLILPGNNHFTKEQMTVDDGFNHQGTTSSLPETGENSEADIIQKSEPSKDKKTTILVVEDDEDIRKYIRKELENRYHVEEAVNGAAGLAKAKKILPDLVITDVMMPEMTGTEMCRKLKTDPDTSHIPVIILTAQADLEHRIEGLETGADSYIPKPFNLKHMNVRIEKLIALRQTLKERFSKSLNMEAQEVTLTSTDERLLQHAIDYVRENMEDPELSVEAMSRALGMSRTHLHRKLKALTNQSPIEFIKVIRMKQAAYLLSTGKLTVSEVGYKVGYNTPSYFSSSFNAHFGMSPTTYMEQNSNTKNEPDKKEQI from the coding sequence ATGAAAAGATTTCTCTTTCTAGTACTCATTTGTTTCCTCTCGCTTAACATTCCATACAGTACAGTAGCGCTTCAGGAGAACCATAACCTTATTTCCAGGCTATATTCGACCGAACACGGATTGTCCAGCACCAAGGTTTCCTGTATAGTACAGGATAATCGTGGATTTATTTGGATTGGAACCGAAGACGGACTTAACAAATTTGACGGTTACCGCTTTACAGTTTATAAAAGAAGCTCTGAACAATCCGGATCGCTTATCGGAAATCATATCACCGCGCTATTCACAGACAAAAACGATCGTTTGTGGATTGGTACCATTCAAGGATTACAATATTACGACAGAAAAACCGATAGCTTTGTAAGTGCGGCGCTCAATCAGCCAGATTATATTGTTAAAAACAATCAATGTAATGCTATTTATCAAGATAAAAAGGGAGTCCTTTGGTTTGCCTCCTCGGGTTTAGGTGTATTACGCTACGACCCCTACTCGTCCCAAAGTCTTCTTTTTTCGCCTTCTCATACTCATCCTGATAAATCATTAAGCAGCGGATATATCCGTTCTATTGCCGAAGATTCGGAGGGTAATCTTTGGTTTGGCAGCGAAGACAATGGTATTTCCGTATATAATCCTGTAAAAAACTCATTTACCAATTACAGTGTAGCTACTGGTCATTTACCGTCCAACGCCATCTTTGGCCTTTCCAAACGAAAAAACGGAGATATGCTAATTGCCACTGTGGGTGGCGGTGTTGTTGTTTTTGATAAAAATCAACACAAATTCCTCACCTATCCGGATGTGTTTAATTCTACAACATCCAGACATACTTTTTGTGCAATCGAAGATAAGGAAGGACAAATTTGGGCTGGCACCGAAGGGCTTGGTGTTATCCAGTTTAACATAGGGCAACATTCCGTACAACGCCATCCGGTATTCAAGGAATATCTTCAGGAAATAGGTGATTCCAAAATTCATTATTTATACGAAGATAAGAAAGGCGACCTATGGGTTGGCATGCATTATAAAGGCTTGTGTGTTATAAAGAACACCCCTTCAGGTTTTACGACTTACCGCAAAATCAGTAATGAACAAAATTCACTTAGTTACAGCCATGTGATGGGTATTACCACAGACAAAGACAAAAATATATGGATTGCGACCGATGGTGGAGGTTTGAATTTCTACGACCGCGCTGCCAAGCGTTTCACTCATTATTCGTACAATCCCGGAGATCCTAAGAGTATTTCTGATAATGCCATTGTAAGTGTATTTTGTGACAGCAAAAACCGAATATGGATTGGAACTTATATCGGTGGGCTATGCATGTGGAATCCCTCAAATAAATCATTCATAACCTATAAATCCAATGGAAAAGCAGACGGACTATGTTGTGACTATGTAAAGAGTATAGCCGAAGATAAACGGGGATATCTCTGGCTGGGAACAAACGGAGGTGGTCTGTGTCGTTTTGATCCGGAGAAGAAAATCTTCCGGAATTTCCATGCAGGAGACAATAAAGGATTGGTAAACGATTATATAACTGTTATCTTTAGGGACAGCAAAAACCGATTATGGATCGGGACTTATTTTGGCTTAAGTTGCATGGATACCGAAACCGAATCTATTACAACATTTAAGCCAGACTGCGGCCTGAGCAGCCAGTCAATCTATTCAATTGCCGAAGACAATAAAGGTACTATATGGATTGGTACACAAAACGGACTAAATCGATTCAATCCTGAAAAAAACAACTTTACAATTGCAAAGCCAGTCGATAGACAAGCCAGTTTTGTCATCAATGGTATCGTGCCTCACAACGAAGATCTTTGGTTAAGCACCAACAAAGGAATTGTTCGCTTTACGCCTAAAACCGGTGCATCGAGAAGATATACCCGTTACGATGGTTTGCAAAGCGATGAATTTATTTTAGCCTCCTATTATAAAAGCCCTGAAAACGAGATTTTCTTCGGAGGGGTTAACGGATTCAATTCATTCTTTCCGGATAACATTTCCGATTTAAGAATCAACCCGCTCACATACATTACCGGTTTGAGAATTTTTAATCAGGAGGTTCCTATCAACCAAGAAGTAAATGGAAGGGTTGTATTAACCGAAAGCATTTCAGAAAGTAATAAAATCAGACTCCGTTACAATGACAAAAGCTTTTCGCTGGAATTTACAGCACCCGAAGCCATTGAACCGGCAAACATAACTTATGCCTGTAAGCTTGAAGGGTTTGATAACGAATGGATTTTATATGATTCATCTCAACGATTTGCCACGTATACGAACCTAAATCCGGGAACTTATACGTTTAAGGTCAAAGCCAGTAACGATCCCGAAATATGGGGAGAAAAATTCACATCGCTCACAATTGTGATTGAACCTCCTTTTTGGGCCACCTGGTGGGCAAGAACATTATACTTACTGATTGTCTGCGTTCTTGTCTGGATGATTTTACGGTTTTTTACTATCCGAATGAAAGAAAAAAACGAGTTGCGTATTGAGCGTTTTAAAATAAAACAACAGGAAGAGCTTACTCAGGCAAAAATGGGTTTCTTCACCAATATAAGTCATGAATTCCGTACACCTCTTACACTCATAATCGGTCCTCTTGAACAGATGATGGAAACAGAGACTGATCCCGAAAAACAACAGCTTCATAATATGATGCACCGTAATGCCGAAAGGTTACTTCGCCTCATTAACCAGATACTGGAGCTTCGTAAGCTGGAGCAGGGTAAAATGAAGCTGGAGGTTCAAAAACTGGAACTTATTCCTTTCGTTTCAGATTTGTTGAGTTCGTTTACCGATCTGGCAAACAGAAAACATATTTCCTTAACATATAGCTACAATCCGATGCATATTACTGCGTGGTACGATCCGGATCTGCTTGACAAATGTATATTCAATATCCTTTCTAATGCCTTTAAATTTACACCCGACGGAGGAAAAGTTTCTTTGACCATTAGCCAGGAAGAAAAGGGACGTATCATCGTAACCGTTACCGACACGGGTATTGGAATGAGTGAAGATACATTGCAACGTGTTTTTGAGCGATTCTATCAAGGAGACAATAAACAATTAACAGCTGGTTCCGGGATTGGCATGCACTTAGCAAAGAGTATTGCCGAAATGCACGGAGGAAGCATTTATGCCAAATCAGAAGAAGGAAAGGGTTCCTCTTTCTCACTACTTATACTCCCGGGCAACAATCACTTCACCAAAGAGCAAATGACAGTCGACGACGGTTTTAACCATCAGGGGACTACCTCTTCTTTACCCGAAACAGGAGAAAACTCAGAAGCAGATATTATTCAAAAATCTGAACCGTCCAAGGATAAAAAAACAACCATTCTTGTTGTGGAAGACGACGAAGATATCCGAAAGTATATCCGGAAAGAACTTGAAAACCGGTACCACGTGGAAGAAGCGGTTAATGGTGCTGCCGGATTGGCTAAAGCCAAAAAGATACTTCCTGATCTTGTTATTACGGATGTTATGATGCCGGAAATGACAGGTACCGAAATGTGCCGTAAACTAAAAACCGATCCGGATACCTCGCACATTCCTGTCATAATACTTACTGCGCAAGCGGATCTTGAACATCGTATTGAAGGACTGGAAACCGGTGCCGATTCGTATATACCTAAGCCGTTTAATCTTAAGCACATGAATGTGCGTATCGAAAAGCTTATTGCCCTGCGGCAAACTCTTAAGGAACGGTTTAGCAAATCACTGAATATGGAGGCTCAGGAAGTAACTCTTACTTCTACAGACGAAAGGCTGCTTCAGCATGCAATAGACTATGTAAGAGAAAACATGGAAGATCCCGAACTAAGTGTTGAAGCAATGAGCAGGGCGCTGGGAATGAGCCGTACACACTTGCACAGAAAACTAAAAGCGCTCACTAACCAGAGTCCGATAGAGTTTATAAAAGTGATCCGGATGAAACAGGCAGCTTATCTGCTTAGTACAGGAAAGCTGACTGTTTCGGAAGTGGGATACAAGGTGGGATACAATACGCCCTCCTATTTCTCCAGTAGTTTTAATGCGCACTTTGGCATGAGCCCAACTACCTATATGGAACAAAATAGTAACACTAAAAACGAACCGGATAAAAAGGAACAAATTTAA
- a CDS encoding TonB-dependent receptor yields the protein MKKEALMLFGLLLSTVSYAGDEGKIDSLINLKGVVVSATKIEVNKNSVPMSVSVIDRNEIEASSESALLPVLSQRVPGLFVTQKGITGFGVSEGAAGTINIRGVGQSNKVLVLFDGQPQWAGVFGHALPDTYVASDVERVEVIRGPGSLLYGSNAMGGVINIITHHQKEEGRTTQARVMYGSYNTQKYMINTGYNAGKFSSFISINHDRTDGHRVDSEFRMTNGFAKLGYTLTDHYKVTGDLSLAKSKYQNPGKITAPIRDNIMDILRGTTSFALENKYEKSSGAVRAFYNWGNHEINDGLPVFSSVANNGYLFRSDDHNYGVLLYQSFRLLKDNLFTVGVDYKNWGGHAWNDSIIGPDKDLVDKSVSETAGYIIMQQDLLEKVSLNAGVRYEHNSTFGGEWVPQAGITYRPVPGNTLKASLSKGFRSPNLREMYMFPPQNPDLKPERMMNYEMSVGQSLLEGKLFAELTAFYIDGSNMIEVTRIDGRPKNVNTGSFTNKGFEFEAAFTASNKLKFDMNYSYLHTSKALLAAPAHKFFVNATYTPGRFTFNVNVQSIFDLYVNTVTPVKEDYTLLNAKAAYRFGSMRKGLNLFVKGENLTATQYTINEGFPMPKAILMGGFDITF from the coding sequence ATGAAAAAAGAAGCATTGATGCTTTTCGGCCTTTTATTAAGTACGGTTTCCTATGCCGGCGATGAGGGTAAGATTGATAGCCTGATTAATTTAAAGGGTGTCGTTGTATCTGCGACCAAGATTGAAGTAAACAAAAACAGTGTGCCAATGTCGGTTTCGGTTATTGATCGTAATGAGATAGAGGCGAGCAGCGAGTCGGCTTTGCTTCCGGTCTTGTCTCAACGTGTACCCGGATTGTTTGTAACACAGAAAGGCATAACAGGATTTGGCGTTTCCGAGGGTGCCGCCGGTACGATTAATATCCGTGGTGTTGGCCAAAGCAATAAGGTACTGGTTTTGTTTGACGGTCAGCCTCAGTGGGCAGGTGTATTTGGTCATGCATTGCCGGACACATATGTGGCTTCGGATGTGGAACGGGTGGAAGTTATCCGTGGACCGGGTTCGTTACTGTATGGGTCTAATGCGATGGGAGGGGTAATAAATATCATTACTCATCACCAGAAGGAAGAGGGACGCACAACCCAGGCCCGGGTGATGTATGGTTCTTATAATACTCAAAAATATATGATAAATACCGGATATAACGCTGGTAAATTCAGCAGTTTTATTTCGATTAACCACGATCGCACCGATGGGCACAGAGTGGATTCTGAATTTCGAATGACAAATGGTTTTGCCAAACTGGGCTATACGTTAACCGACCACTACAAGGTAACTGGCGACTTGAGTCTGGCAAAGTCTAAATACCAGAATCCGGGTAAAATAACTGCCCCCATCAGGGATAATATAATGGATATCCTGCGGGGTACAACGTCGTTTGCCCTTGAAAATAAGTATGAAAAGTCCAGTGGTGCGGTGCGTGCCTTTTACAATTGGGGAAATCATGAGATAAATGACGGACTCCCGGTTTTTTCAAGCGTTGCAAACAATGGTTATCTGTTCCGTTCCGACGATCACAATTATGGAGTGTTGCTTTATCAATCGTTTCGCTTGCTGAAAGATAATCTCTTTACGGTAGGGGTTGATTACAAGAATTGGGGTGGTCATGCCTGGAACGACAGCATTATTGGTCCCGATAAGGATTTGGTGGATAAAAGTGTAAGCGAAACTGCCGGATACATCATTATGCAGCAGGATTTATTAGAAAAGGTGAGTTTGAATGCCGGTGTGCGTTACGAACATAATAGTACTTTCGGAGGCGAGTGGGTGCCTCAGGCAGGTATAACTTACCGTCCTGTTCCTGGTAATACCCTTAAAGCATCGTTGTCGAAAGGTTTCCGTAGTCCCAATTTACGCGAAATGTATATGTTTCCGCCACAAAATCCGGATTTGAAGCCAGAACGGATGATGAACTATGAAATGTCTGTTGGTCAATCTCTTTTAGAAGGTAAATTGTTTGCCGAACTTACTGCATTTTATATTGATGGAAGCAATATGATAGAGGTAACTCGTATAGACGGTCGTCCTAAAAATGTAAATACAGGTTCTTTTACTAATAAAGGATTTGAATTTGAAGCAGCCTTTACGGCTTCTAACAAATTAAAGTTTGATATGAATTACAGCTACTTGCATACCAGCAAGGCTTTGCTGGCAGCTCCTGCTCATAAGTTTTTCGTAAATGCCACTTACACCCCCGGACGTTTTACCTTCAATGTGAACGTACAATCAATCTTTGATTTGTATGTAAACACCGTTACCCCGGTGAAAGAAGATTATACCCTTCTGAATGCCAAGGCAGCTTACCGATTCGGATCGATGAGAAAAGGATTGAATCTGTTCGTGAAGGGTGAAAACCTAACGGCAACACAATATACCATTAACGAGGGTTTCCCTATGCCAAAGGCAATCTTAATGGGCGGTTTCGATATCACATTTTAA
- the nikR gene encoding nickel-responsive transcriptional regulator NikR: MSLKRFGVSLEDNLLDSLDQFVIDNGFANRSQAIRFLVEKNVAEKKWQCNHIVAGTIVIMYDQVKKDISVKIADVQQHYKDVILSSSQYYLSQNFCLHIVTVTGTAQRLTELSDCLITIKGIKHGKLVMSRAD, encoded by the coding sequence ATGTCATTGAAACGTTTTGGAGTATCCCTGGAGGATAATTTGCTTGATTCGCTGGATCAGTTTGTGATCGATAATGGCTTTGCCAATCGGTCGCAGGCTATTCGTTTCCTGGTGGAGAAGAATGTAGCCGAGAAAAAGTGGCAGTGTAATCATATTGTGGCAGGCACGATTGTTATTATGTATGACCAGGTTAAGAAGGATATCTCGGTTAAGATTGCGGATGTTCAGCAACATTATAAGGATGTTATTTTATCATCTTCTCAGTATTATCTGAGTCAGAATTTTTGTCTTCATATTGTTACAGTAACGGGTACCGCGCAACGGTTAACCGAATTGTCGGACTGTCTGATAACTATTAAAGGCATTAAGCATGGTAAATTGGTGATGAGCCGGGCGGATTAG
- a CDS encoding alpha/beta hydrolase yields MKKGKLLFLLIINFMTGTMMAQESPILLFPKGAPGEQTKLIEKALPEGGKVAGASVQRLTNVSEPTITIYPASDENATGAAMVVCPGGGYDILAYDLEGDEICQWLNDIGVTAILLKYRVPRRAGLEKHTAPLQDVQRTIGYVRSKADALNIDPKRIGVMGFSAGGHLAAMASTSFDKRTYPAVDAADNVSCRPDFCLLVYPAYLDGPNFTLAPEVKVSAQTPPTMLVQAEDDKPYINSSLFYYYALKEAGVPARMHLYSKGGHGYGLRATGDSVNEWTDRAEDWFVEIGVIDPVE; encoded by the coding sequence ATGAAAAAAGGAAAGTTACTTTTCCTGTTGATTATTAATTTTATGACAGGCACTATGATGGCACAGGAAAGTCCGATTCTGTTGTTTCCAAAAGGAGCTCCCGGAGAGCAGACTAAGTTGATTGAAAAGGCACTCCCCGAAGGAGGCAAGGTAGCAGGCGCTTCGGTGCAACGCCTAACGAATGTGAGTGAACCCACCATCACAATCTATCCGGCATCGGACGAGAATGCGACAGGAGCAGCCATGGTTGTTTGTCCGGGAGGAGGTTACGATATTCTGGCGTACGACCTTGAAGGTGATGAGATTTGTCAGTGGTTGAACGATATTGGCGTTACTGCCATATTACTAAAATACCGTGTTCCCCGTCGTGCAGGACTGGAAAAACATACAGCTCCTTTGCAAGATGTACAGCGTACCATTGGTTATGTTCGAAGCAAAGCAGATGCTCTCAATATAGACCCAAAGCGTATAGGTGTAATGGGCTTTTCGGCCGGCGGACACCTGGCGGCAATGGCTAGCACCAGCTTCGACAAACGTACTTATCCGGCAGTGGATGCAGCCGATAACGTAAGCTGCAGACCCGATTTCTGTCTGCTTGTGTACCCCGCTTATCTGGATGGACCAAATTTTACCCTGGCCCCCGAAGTAAAGGTTTCAGCACAAACACCTCCCACTATGCTGGTACAGGCAGAAGACGACAAGCCTTACATAAACAGCAGCCTTTTCTATTATTATGCGCTAAAAGAAGCAGGAGTACCTGCCCGCATGCACTTGTATAGCAAAGGAGGTCATGGATACGGTTTACGTGCCACCGGCGATTCTGTAAATGAGTGGACCGACCGGGCAGAAGACTGGTTTGTTGAGATTGGAGTAATAGATCCGGTAGAATAA
- a CDS encoding DUF6057 family protein has protein sequence MKHLLLFRWLIAAAFLFVFLQIYYSFHFYYIEQNQLFLLSWNYVLNELSAPGGFSLMISEFLVQFFILPYAGAAVTSLLLIGAGMAFEQLLKHMFPGKNLFLLSLFLLLALLFAHFDFNYFTQGTVSFLLMLAALLVCSRIADSKIRLVVSCLMVPLLFIVAGPVSVLFAGCLFLIELLKRSLRSYLFICPLIVAVFLSLLSVYYSFEGDFRFAFLPDAYYHSELKPKESVYLAWLVLPLILLFVYLIRDRKFPGRKSRAFAVLIQLLLLTGFAYWGIKTYGELKSSLIKELDYYARTEQWNRIVGRCQGKVTNYLYMNYLNMSLAQKGMLGDQMFVFDQRDPRSLLVNANRTAAVSTLLSDVYFAMGDVASAQQMAFEGYVAAPGYGNPRLLKRLVQTNLIFGAYPVAEKYISLLEKTFFYSKWASEQRKFLWKDDLVAGDVLLGKMRKCLPGANHLMSLDGPLSDMEAIAVANPESKAAFHYMAGACLLSKDLQKFKQLMDTYYGTPVLPALPVPYQEAVITFAEQDTAYWHRFNISDDVVIRFSEYKRQVLANRSYPNVSSVMAASYGKTYWYFYMFK, from the coding sequence ATGAAGCACCTACTACTTTTTCGCTGGCTTATAGCTGCGGCTTTTTTGTTTGTTTTTTTACAGATTTATTATTCATTTCACTTCTATTATATTGAGCAGAACCAGCTGTTTCTGCTTTCTTGGAATTATGTTTTGAATGAACTTTCGGCACCGGGTGGTTTCTCTTTGATGATTTCTGAATTTCTGGTTCAGTTTTTCATTCTTCCATATGCTGGCGCAGCTGTAACATCGTTGTTGCTTATTGGTGCAGGAATGGCTTTTGAGCAGCTGCTTAAACATATGTTCCCCGGTAAAAATCTTTTTTTGCTGAGCTTGTTTCTTCTCCTTGCGCTTCTTTTTGCTCACTTTGATTTTAATTATTTTACACAGGGAACGGTGTCTTTTTTACTGATGCTTGCTGCTCTGTTGGTTTGCAGCCGGATTGCGGATTCAAAAATCAGGCTAGTGGTTTCTTGTCTGATGGTGCCGTTGCTGTTTATAGTAGCCGGACCTGTTTCCGTGCTTTTTGCCGGCTGTCTGTTTCTTATAGAATTGCTTAAACGCTCTTTACGCAGTTATTTGTTTATTTGTCCGCTAATAGTTGCTGTATTTTTATCGCTTCTGTCTGTATATTATTCGTTCGAAGGTGATTTCCGGTTTGCTTTTTTGCCTGATGCTTATTATCATTCGGAATTGAAACCTAAAGAATCTGTCTACCTGGCCTGGTTGGTACTTCCTCTGATTTTGCTTTTTGTTTATTTAATAAGGGACCGAAAGTTTCCGGGGCGTAAAAGTCGTGCTTTTGCTGTTCTAATTCAGCTGTTACTTTTAACCGGATTTGCTTATTGGGGAATCAAAACCTATGGCGAATTGAAATCTTCGCTAATAAAGGAACTGGATTACTATGCGCGTACGGAACAATGGAATCGTATAGTAGGGCGTTGCCAGGGAAAGGTAACGAATTATCTTTATATGAACTATCTTAACATGTCTCTGGCGCAGAAAGGTATGCTTGGAGATCAGATGTTTGTATTCGATCAGAGGGATCCTCGTAGTTTATTAGTAAATGCAAACAGAACAGCTGCTGTTTCTACTCTATTGAGTGATGTTTATTTTGCCATGGGTGATGTGGCTTCTGCTCAACAGATGGCTTTCGAAGGTTATGTGGCGGCTCCCGGTTATGGCAATCCGCGTTTATTGAAGAGACTGGTGCAAACCAATCTTATTTTTGGTGCGTATCCGGTTGCTGAAAAATATATTTCTTTGCTGGAGAAGACTTTCTTTTACAGTAAGTGGGCTTCGGAGCAAAGAAAGTTTTTATGGAAAGATGATCTTGTGGCAGGGGATGTTTTACTCGGAAAGATGCGAAAGTGCCTGCCTGGTGCGAATCATCTGATGTCGCTCGATGGCCCGTTGTCGGATATGGAGGCTATTGCGGTTGCTAATCCCGAAAGTAAGGCTGCTTTCCATTATATGGCCGGGGCATGCTTATTGTCTAAAGATCTGCAGAAATTTAAGCAGCTGATGGATACGTATTACGGTACGCCGGTTTTGCCGGCATTACCAGTCCCGTATCAGGAAGCAGTGATTACTTTTGCCGAACAAGATACGGCTTATTGGCATCGTTTTAATATATCGGATGATGTTGTAATTCGTTTTTCAGAATATAAGAGACAGGTACTTGCTAACCGGAGTTATCCGAATGTGTCGTCTGTTATGGCTGCTTCGTATGGCAAAACGTATTGGTATTTTTATATGTTTAAATAA
- a CDS encoding glycoside hydrolase family 16 protein, with protein MKRTILLLFFTTCMVTLQAQYSPQFKLTWAEEFNYEGLPDTAVWGYETGYIRNHELQCYTNNAENARVENGCLLIEAIKEKVDTFSYTSASINTLGKKEFFHGRIEVCAKIPTGKGAWPAIWMMGTDRPTVGWPECGEIDIMENVGYDPKRFHATVHTPGSRKDPDAVIRSNSILLPDAYTNFHVFAVEWHEDRLDFFVDEKLTLSYRKDETLPQYWRFDKPHYLLINLAIGGAWGGARGIDDSIFPLKYYVDWVRYYN; from the coding sequence ATGAAACGAACTATCCTACTGTTATTCTTTACAACTTGCATGGTTACACTGCAGGCGCAATACAGCCCGCAGTTCAAGTTGACCTGGGCCGAAGAGTTCAATTACGAAGGATTGCCCGACACGGCGGTCTGGGGATACGAAACCGGATATATCCGTAATCACGAATTACAATGTTATACCAATAATGCAGAAAACGCAAGGGTAGAAAACGGTTGTCTGCTTATCGAAGCGATCAAAGAAAAAGTGGATACTTTTTCGTATACTTCGGCAAGCATCAATACTCTTGGTAAAAAGGAGTTCTTCCACGGACGAATAGAGGTTTGTGCAAAAATACCGACAGGCAAAGGTGCATGGCCTGCTATCTGGATGATGGGCACCGACCGCCCCACGGTTGGTTGGCCGGAATGTGGCGAAATTGATATTATGGAGAATGTAGGATACGATCCGAAGAGATTTCACGCCACTGTACATACTCCGGGGTCAAGAAAAGACCCGGATGCAGTAATACGGAGTAATTCCATTCTGCTTCCCGACGCATATACGAATTTTCATGTTTTTGCTGTTGAATGGCATGAAGACAGACTCGACTTTTTTGTAGATGAAAAGCTAACGCTTAGTTATCGGAAAGATGAAACACTTCCTCAGTACTGGCGTTTCGACAAACCGCACTACTTACTTATCAATCTGGCAATTGGAGGTGCCTGGGGAGGTGCGCGCGGAATAGACGATTCTATATTCCCTTTAAAATATTACGTAGATTGGGTTAGATATTACAACTAA